The window AGCCCTCTTGAATCCGTACTTCCGATGTACATACCCGGGCGTTTACGGACAGCCTCAAGCCCTTCTAAGACTTGTATGGCATCATCATTATAATCAAATGCCGCTTGATTTCTTGCCACGAACATTCCCCTTTCATTACAATTCAAAGACCCAATAACGTATCTTCACTGTTTACTCTTTATTCGTTTGTTTGATCTTTTAAGTTTCTTTTGTTCTAAATGGTATTCTCTTTTTATTAGGATTTTCCTCTTATACATAGTGAAAGATTATTCCATTTTGATGATTATTCAACATTTTTACTTTTTACATATACCATATCATGTCAAAAAATGCATATAGATTCTAAAAAATACCTTAAATACTTAAATATCATATTAAGAACAGACGTTCCTTTCATTATCATAACATATCTTAACAAGAGTCTACGTATTATTGTATCGATTTATTTTAATTTGGCAAATTAGATTTTGGCGATACGAGGATAAAAAAAGACCATTAAGCCTACTGAAGGTATTGATTTTAAAGGTAAATGACGAGGTCAAACGAAACGATAAAATAAAAAAGCATATACCGTAAATATCTTGGTATATGCTTTAAACCCATTGATTACTTCGTCATGGCATGTTCAACTTTTATACAACGGTCCATGACCACAGTATAACCTTTTTCCTTTAAAAATTGATATGCTTCCTCATTTTCAAGACCCTGCTGTGCCCAGAAAATATCCGCATCGATTTCAGCAAATTCTCTAGCTACTTCTGGTAAATGCTCTGAACGGCGGAATACATTGACAATATCCACATGTCCTTCTATTTCCTTTAAGCTTTTAACAGCTTGAACGCCTAATATTTCGACTCCTTTTGGATTCACTGGGATGATTTCATATCCAGCATCCTGCATGGCCTTAGATACCATATAGGAAGTACGCTCAGGATTATCACTTAAGCCTACTACTGCAATTCGCTTTGCTTTTTTCAAAATTTCACGAATTTCATCTCTTGTTGGATTTTCAATTGCCATTATAATCCCTCCAGGTTTTTAATAGTCAGGTTGACTATACAATATTTCCAAATCTCCTACTAAGTGTACCATAATATAGAAATTTTCAATAATTTTTTGCAGCAAATAGGGGAAATCACTTAAATGAATTCCCCTAATTTTTCCTACTTTTTTGCAATTGGACTAGATTCTAATGAAAGTGCTAGCCAGGCTGTTTCGTCCGCAAAGCTTCGTGACCAGCTGGCAATTCCTTTCAAATTGTACCTATGGGCAAGCTCTACCCGTTTCGTTAATGAGAGTTCATCCTCCAACCAAATACGATAGGTAGTGTTCGTGGCAGGTTCGATTAGCTCGGCATAGTTTTGACCACTATGTTCATCATAGCTTGGAGTCACCCCATTAGTGGTTAGCCATTCTTTGACAGCTGCCATTGACATGGCCTTAGAGGATACTTCTCCAGTCGCTTTTTCTTCCCATAATCGGGTATACAGCGGTACACCAAGGATTAATTTCTCATCTGGTACTTCTTCTAATAATCTCTGTAAATTTTCTTCTACCCACGGTAGGCTAGCCACACTTCCAGCCTTCGGTGAGGAGCCCCAATGTTCGTCATAGGCCATAACAATTAAATAATCTACCGTTTCAGCCAGCTTTTCTCGTTCATAAAAAGCTGACCAATTTCCTGTTGTTACAAACGTAATATCCATCGAAACAATGAGTCCAGCATGATGGAAATAAGGTGCCGCTTCTCTAACAAATTGTGTAACAAACGGTCCATCCTCCTCGCGAACATTCTCAATATCAATATTGATTCCATCTAATTGATACATTTGGCTGTATTCTAACAGCTGTTGAATAATCGTTTGACGAGTCTCATAATGCTTTAATGCTTCATGTGTTAAGTCAGGATCAAACGCATTCGAAAATAGCCCCCATACCTGATAGCCTCGACTTGTTGCCCAATTGATATATTCCTCGGACCCTAAATTCTTGATGGTTCCTTCTACTCCGCTTAACTCAAACCAGGTTGGCGATACCACATTGACTCCCGGCATCTCAGGGATTTTCTCAGGATTAGGATTTTTCGTGTACACAGCTTCCCAGGTTAGGTGAATCGGACCATCTATACTAGGTATTACGGGTTCAGCTATTTCTGGGATCGTCACGACATTTGTTTGCCCTCTATCAACCAAGCTTTGATGGATATAGCCAGCAATCCCATTTTCTTTGCGAATCAGATAAAAGTCTTCTTCCGCGTTTTCAATCCTGATTTTTTCTTTATCTATGACCTGAGCCGAATAAGGAGACTGGAGTTTTGCCTCCGTTCTTAAACGTAGCTTTTCTTCATGTGCATCCCCAGCGTTTATTGTACCCTCTACAGTCTCCTGACCATTTTTCCTAATTTCAATGGCCTTTGTTTCTGGTAAAATAGTATATTGAATTTCATAGTATTCTAGTAACGGAGATAAAGCCAAATACAGCTCTCCATTACTCCGCTTTAATGCAGGCACAGATAATGATGTTGGCTCCCGGTTGATATAATAAACAAGTGAGTTCTCCGGTATTTGAAGAACGCTACTTTTTGTCGTCACAATGATCGAGTGCGATTTTTCATCATACATAAGATTGTCCTCTATCTTTTCGGTTAGAAAATGAACCGGAACATAGACGATATTATCTTCAAGAAGAGCATTTCCTTCTTGTATTCCATTAAATAATATCGGGTAATCACCCTGGAAATAATTTACTTTTTCTTTTGAAGCAAAGGGGTATAGAATAATAAGACTGCTAGAAATGATTAATAGAATAATCCCCACTAGCCCTAAAAGCAGTCTTTTTTTGGTTGTATTTTTCTCCCTTCGATAAACAATATTTGACATAGGTTAGTTCCTCCTCATGAATATCCTAACGAAATGTCACTCGCTTGGAAAGAGATTTTCATTTATTCCTAGCCATAGATCAATCCCAGTTTGATTTTTCAAGCAGGTGAATTTCCGTTCTAAGTATCAAATACGCCCGTCGAATTTGCGTCCGGATTACCTGAGCTCGCTCGTTAAATAATAAAATAATTTAGTAAATGGAATCTTTTCGCTGTAACATGGTAATATATATAGGTATTAATAGAAATGAATATAGCATTACTTGATTTATCGTAAAAAGAAGGAGAGTTTGAATGTTTGAGTACGCAATCATTGTCATTCTTGCTTATTTGCTCGGATCCATTCCATCAGGCTTAATCATTGGAAAGAAGTTTTTTGGGGTCGATATTCGGCAGCATGGGAGCGGAAATTTAGGAGGCACCAATACCTTTCGTGTCTTAGGTGTAAAAGCGGGTTTAACCGTTACAATAGCCGATATTCTAAAAGGAACACTTGCAGCCGCATTACCATTTTTCTTTCAGTCTGAGATGCATTACTTACTGGCAGGAATCTTTGCAGTAATT of the Bacillus tuaregi genome contains:
- a CDS encoding CoA-binding protein; protein product: MAIENPTRDEIREILKKAKRIAVVGLSDNPERTSYMVSKAMQDAGYEIIPVNPKGVEILGVQAVKSLKEIEGHVDIVNVFRRSEHLPEVAREFAEIDADIFWAQQGLENEEAYQFLKEKGYTVVMDRCIKVEHAMTK
- a CDS encoding glycosyl hydrolase family 18 protein, whose product is MSNIVYRREKNTTKKRLLLGLVGIILLIISSSLIILYPFASKEKVNYFQGDYPILFNGIQEGNALLEDNIVYVPVHFLTEKIEDNLMYDEKSHSIIVTTKSSVLQIPENSLVYYINREPTSLSVPALKRSNGELYLALSPLLEYYEIQYTILPETKAIEIRKNGQETVEGTINAGDAHEEKLRLRTEAKLQSPYSAQVIDKEKIRIENAEEDFYLIRKENGIAGYIHQSLVDRGQTNVVTIPEIAEPVIPSIDGPIHLTWEAVYTKNPNPEKIPEMPGVNVVSPTWFELSGVEGTIKNLGSEEYINWATSRGYQVWGLFSNAFDPDLTHEALKHYETRQTIIQQLLEYSQMYQLDGINIDIENVREEDGPFVTQFVREAAPYFHHAGLIVSMDITFVTTGNWSAFYEREKLAETVDYLIVMAYDEHWGSSPKAGSVASLPWVEENLQRLLEEVPDEKLILGVPLYTRLWEEKATGEVSSKAMSMAAVKEWLTTNGVTPSYDEHSGQNYAELIEPATNTTYRIWLEDELSLTKRVELAHRYNLKGIASWSRSFADETAWLALSLESSPIAKK